The proteins below are encoded in one region of Gallus gallus isolate bGalGal1 chromosome 12, bGalGal1.mat.broiler.GRCg7b, whole genome shotgun sequence:
- the SMIM4 gene encoding small integral membrane protein 4: MLVSRRLKRLLRLVPGRERLGAYRLLPFFFVLGGAMEWFMINVRIGKETFYDVYRRKRSERQYEARMEKSES; this comes from the exons ATGCTGGTGAGCCGGCGGCTGAAGCGCCTGCTGCGGTTGGTGCCCGGCCGGGAGCGGCTCGGCGCGTACCGCCTGCTGCCCTTCTTCTTCGTTCTCGGCGGGGCCATGGAGTGGTTCATGATCAACGTCCGCATCGGCAAGGAGACGTTCT ATGACGTTTACCGAAGGAAACGATCTGAAAGGCAATACGAGGCAAGGATGGAAAAGAGCGAATCTTAG